GGAGCCTGCAGGATATCTGGCCCTgatggaggagagaggggaaggtgTTTGGAATGCAAACTTTCTACATCGTGGTCCCCACCCCCAACTGTTCTCACATACTCCTGTGCGTTCAcgtacacatacatgtacacagcATCCCTTGGGCTATCCTCACCTGACCTATTGAACTCCGGGGTGGTGCGGGTCCCCTAGAGATAGCTGGGTGGCTGGTTTCGTCAGCCTCTACCTGTGATGTGTGAAgttgggggctggggtggcaggTGAGTGGGGGGGATGGTCCTTGgagctggctggggctgggcttaCCAGCTCCACCTCCTGCAGGCTCTGAAGCGGAAACCAGATTTGTTCCTGTGTGAACGGTTGGATGTCAAAGCTGTATTCCAGTGTGGTAAGTGGCACCAAGTGGACAGGTGGGCCTAGGGCTTCTAGGAGGATCCTTAGGCCCCATCTGatctgtctctgcctctcccacAGCTGTGCTGGCCCTCAAGTTCCCTGAGGCACCTACTGTCAAGGCGTCCTGTGGCTTCTTTGTGAGTCCCACACTAACCCCTGACCCCTGCCACCCCAAtgtcctgccctgcccaggacTCCAGAGCGTAGGGGTGTGGTGTGCAGGTCTTGTCCTCAGGGAGTGGGGGGAAGGAGCTGAGGCTGATGGACCTCTCCATCCTCTGCAGACAGAGCTGCTGCCTCGGTGTGGGGAAGTAGAATCTGTAGGAAAGGTGGTCCAGGAGGATGGTCGTATGCTGCTCATAGCAGTGCTGGAGGTAAGGTGGAGTAAGTGGGGGTttgatgggggtggggcagcctcACTGCTAAGGCAGTTGGCTTTCCGGGAGGCTTGAGCCTGTGGTTCCCTAAGCTCTCAGATTCTATTTCTCCCTCAATTATATGGCTTCTGTGTGgggggcatgtgcctgtagtcccagctactcgagaggctacggcaggaggatcactcagacctaagagtttgaggctgtggtgagccattatcacatcactgcactcctacctgggtaacagagcaagaattccatctctaaagaaaataaaatttttcttaggtTGCTGGAATTTgttagggttgctgtgaggatcagCTGGCTTTCAAAAAGCATCACTCACTGTGATGTGCAGTTTGGCTTAGGGACTGTCCCAGAGGGCTTAGGACGTGGTCAGGCATCCTTGCTGCAGAAGGGACAGGCCCCTGATGTGCTGAGAACTCCTCTCCCTCAGGCCATCGGGGGCCAGGCCTCCCGCAGCCTCATGGACTGCTTTGCTGACATCCTGTTCGCACTGAACAAAcactgcttcagtctcctgagcaTGTGGATCAAGGAGGCACTGCAGCCACCTGGTTTTCCCTCTGCCCGCCTCAGCCCTGAACAGAAGGACACCTTCAGCCAACAGATCCTTCGGTGAGCAGAGCTGGAGTGGGCCtgttgggcagggaggaggagttGGTGGTAGTGGATGGTGCTAACTTGGCTCTCCTGTTTCTCCTTCAGTGAGCGAGTGAACAAGAGGCGGGTGAAGGAGATGGTGAAGGAGTTCACACTGCTGTGCCGGGGGCTACATGGCACAGATTATACAGCTGACTACTGAGGGGCGCCCCCGTCCCACCCACCCCTTCTcatccctccctgtccccaacgAGTAAACCTGGACCCTCATTGCTGCTTCTGCTTCCTTTTTGCTGCCACCACCGCCTAACGGGAAGCCTGGCGTAGGGGAAGGATGAGAGGTTGCTTGGGCCCAGGCCTTGGGAGAGAATGGTGGGTGGGAACACCCTCTACTGGGTGAGGGTAGAGGGAAGAGGTACTGCTGTAGCCAAGCGACCTAGGCTGGAGCCATTCAGAATACTGCCATTTcctgtgggatggggtgggggctgcagtaGTGTCATCAACCCTCCATCCCCATTAAATTAGTCCcaacatgcatgcatgcatacatttATGTTATCAACAGTTCTGAGTGCTAGACCCCTAGCTCTGCCCTGCCTTGTTCTGCCCTGAACAAAGGTTGATCTAGTCATAGCTACCATAAGCTGGGAGAATGGTAAAGGAAGGCTGCATGGAGGAAGTTTCTGATGAGAATAGGAGGCTTCCGGGATATAGGACTTGGGGTCTTGGGCTGCAAGTGGGGTAGGGCCGGGTCCAGTTGGGAGAGAAGTGGAGTGGGGCTTTGAGCTCCAGGATGGGTTTCTGGTGTGGGGTTATAGAGCCCCAAACTTACACATGGGTAAGGAGGGCTATAGAAAGGGGCcgaggggtaggggtgggggttggAGGGTGGGGAAGAGAAGGTATCACAGCCCCTAGAGGAGGAGCAAGGCGGGAATTAATGTCTGTATACCCATAGCTCCCCGCTTTTATGGGACCTCCTGCACAGAATGGTCAGGGATTGGTCAGGACCAGGGACAGTTCCTGGCCTGCTCTTGCTTTCTTTAGCAGGGTTGCCTTCCTTTCTGTCTCCTCAGCCATAGTTTCACCTGGGCTTCCTCTCAGGTATCCTAGCCTTCTCTTCAATAAGATCTGAAGAGCAGGACTGACTTCCCCCACTCTCATCCATGAGCCCTGAGTCTCCCTGGAGGTGATGGGGGAATTACTGTCATATTCATTCCACTTTTCCCCTGTTCTTTCCCCAACCTTTGCACAAGTTCTTCCATTCTTCCTCACTCAATGTCTTCTCACACCAGGCAGCATGAGCTCCCCCTCTGCCATCTTCTGTCCCCTGAAACCACTGtgttcttccctcctcctccccaggtcCATTCTCACCTTACTCTTGAGTTCTTAATTCTGGGGTGTGTTTCATATACCTTTAGTTCTGTTTCCTACTACATGGCATCCAGGTGTCTTCTTCCACctacccccatcccaccccctgaGCAAATGAAGCATATATAAGGTAGGAGAATGAGTGGTCTAAGGCCCAACTGCAAAAATCAATAGACCTGGACTTGATGCTGGTTGTGCCACTGATTTGCTGCATCTTACCACACAAGTAGTTAGtctctccaaacctcagtttcctcatctgtaaaatgggataattcTTACTCCAAAGACTGTAAACTAAGAATGTGGTGCCTGATgaacagtaagtgctcaatatcCTCACACACTGCTATGAGGATAATAAGTAGCAAATGCTTTCACTGCATGCGATATGCCAAGGACTACTGTGTAAagttttgtatataaattaatcTGACCCGCACAATGATTCTATTAAGAGGTATtctgcagataaggaaacaggcatAGAGACATTCCTAAGACACTTAGGAGCAAATGGCCAAGCACAATGTTCAAACCCCGGCAGTTTGACACTGAGTTAAAAATTATGCGATGCTACCTCCCAAAGGATAAATTGCACATGAAATACTTAACAGTAACTGGCAGAGAGGAGCTGCTCAAGTTGGGGTAGTCAGTTTTAGGGAGTCGGTTTTCCCGAGCGCGGATGGCGGGCGGACCTCAAGAGTCCCTGCGCCGGAAGAGGAGCGCAGGAGAACTACAACACCCACGAGGCTCCGCGCCGCCCGCTGAGGCACTTCCGGCAGGCCTCGGACTCGGACGGGTCGCCGGTTCTCTGCGGCTGGAGCTGGCTTAGGATTGGTAAGATTGCTGTTAGCCACGCCTCTAAAACCCGGAAGGAATCTCCCGGCAGGCCCACGTGTGGTGGAGACGGGTTTTGGATGGCTGGAGGGGTTGCCCACCGGCTGTGGCCAAATTGTGATTCTCCCTCCACTCACAGGGCGACCCTGACCCTTTGAGAGCTGTTGTTGAGGACGCGGACCCCGAAGCTGACTCAGGGAGGTCCCTCCTGCATCCCACCACCCAAGGTGTCTCATGGAGTCTACGTTCAGCAGCCCCGCGGAGGCGGCGCTGCAGCGGGAGGCGGGGGTCCCGGGACTGCCCACTCCTCTCACGGACCTCGATCGAGTGTACGAGCTGGAGCGAATCATTGGATTTGTCCGTGACCTGGGGTGTCAACGGGTGAGGGCAGGCTTAGGGAGGGACGGCTCGCCTCTATGGGGATGAGTCGCCCAGAGGATGGAGATCCTGGGGGATTTCATGAGGATAAGGGTCATGAGGAGGGAATCAGGGTCTTTTCGCGGCCCGTTGACCATCCCTCTACTTACTCCGCGGTACGGAGTGCCCCTTTGGGACCAGAGACTTTGAAGGTTGAGTGGGTTTCACAGGTTTCCTCTGAAGAGGCCCTCAGTGGGGGAGATGGTGTCCCTGACTCCATAGTTTATGCTTACAGGTAGCCTTGCAGTTCCCTGACCAGCTACTGGGAGATGCTGGGGCCGTGGCTGCACGACTGGAGGAGACCACGGGGTCGAAGATGTTCATTCTGGGGGACACAGCCTATGGCAGGTGTGAACTTGGCCTTAagtgggctgggcctggggaccCAGGGCTCATGGAGTCCCATGTCTATGATGGTGTCTGCCTTCAATGGCTGTGTTTTTTcttgatgatgatggtgatggctcCCCTCCTGAGGTTCCCTTCGATGCCAGAGACTTCCTTTCATGAAATCATTTTCTTCACTGACAGCATTTCCCACGGTGACAGATGAGAACGCCTCTCACTGATGGTATCTTCCCTGCAGCTGCTGTGTGGATGTGCTGGGTGCTGAGCAAGCTGGAGCTCAGGCTCTTGTACATTTTGGCCCTGCCTGCTTAAGCCCCCCAGCCCGCCCGTTGCCAGTCGCCTTCGTCCTTGGTCAGCGTCCTGTGTTCTTGGAGCTTTGTGCTAAGGCCTTTGAGGCCCAGAACCCAGACCCCAAAGCACCTGTGGTTTTGCTGAGTGAGCCAGCCTGTGCCCATGCCCTGGGTGAGAGGTTATGCCTGTATATGTAGGAAGGGTGGGCTGACTGCTTTATGCCTTAATTTTCTCACTTGAGTACACTCCCATGGAGCTCTTGATATAGTTTTGGCCCTAGCCTTTTGGGTCACATTTAGTCTCTTGGAGATGAGGGAGCTCTTGCTTTGCCAGGCTCCAATCCTGATACCACCTCCTTCCTTTCCAGAGGCCTTGGCCACTCTCCTGCGCCCACGGTACCTGGACCTGCTAGTCTCCAGCCCAGCTTTTCCTCTGCCAGTGGGATCCCTCAGTCCAGAGCCTAAGCCCCTGGAGCGTTTTGGGCGCCGCTTCCCCCTGGCTCCCGGGAGGTGCCTAGAAGAATATGGTGCCTTCTATGTGGGGGGCTCTGAGGccagccctgaccctgaccttgatccAGACCTGAGCCGGCTGCTCTTGGGGTGGGCCCCAGGGCAGCCCTTCTTCTCCTGTTGCCCAGATACAGGGCATACTCAGGATGAGGGTGTCCAGGCTGAGAAGCTAAGGGCACGAAGACGGTATCTGATAGAGAGGGCCAGAGATGCCCGAGTGGTGGGGCTGCTAGCAGGCACATTGGGTGTGGCCCAACACCGTGAGGCACTGGCACATTTGCGGAATCTGACCCAGGCTGCTGGCAAGCGTAGCTATGTGTTGGCCCTGGGGCGGCCCACCCCTGCCAAGCTTGCCAACTTTCCTGAGGTGGATGTTTTTGTGCTGTTAGCCTGTCCTCTAGGCACCCTAGCACCCCATTCTTCTGGTAGCTTCTTCCGGCCTGTATTGGCACCCTGTGAGCTGGAGGCTGCCTGCAACCCTGCCTGGCCACCTCCAGGCCTGGCTCCCCACCTCACATATTACGCAGACTTGTTGCCTGGTGAGTGGTGGGGTACTGCCCAAGCTAGAAATTTAGGGTATGGAGTTAGGGGGCCAGTAtggattttctttctcctttccaggTTCTCCCTTCCATGTGCCCCTcccaccacctgagtcagagctgtGGGACACCCCAGATGTATCACTCATTACTGGGGATCTCCGACCACCACCTACCTGGAAGTCGTCAGGTGATCCTGGGTGCTCAGCCCTGACCCCACGGCCCCAGCTGGAGCTGGTTGAGAGCAGTCCTGCAGGTAAGTGTGCATGTCTCCACCCTCAGCTGAACTTTTTGTCCAGATTCAGCATACTCAGCCTGAGCTCCCTCCCTTTACAGCCTTATTCCTTAGTTCCCGGAGTTGGCAGGGGCTGGAGCCCCGCCTGGGTCAGACTCCAGTGACAGAAGCTGTGAGTGGAAGACGAGGGATTGCCATCGCCTACGAGGATGAGGGAAGCAGCTGACACCATGTGGGGCCAGAGACACTGATGGCCCTATGAATCACTGCTAGAACCTTTAGTGCTACCTGCACCAACCTCCCACCCCCCTGCCAGGATCCTTGAAGGAGCCTGGATGAAGGGAGGGCAGGCAGCCCCTCACTGGGGATAGGATCCATCTCTGGCACAAGGCTCAGCACATATTGGCTTAATTAATGCCTGTTGTTTGGTGAACGGGGGAAGGGACTGGGGCTTCCCTGAGACCTTCTGGACCCATTTGTCCTGGGAACAGCCCAGGACCTTTGGGCAATCCCAGTTCATGGTCTGTAATTGAGGGTCTGTCCTTGTCAAACGGCTGGTGCTAGATGCTTTacaccagggtttctcaactgtGGCACTATTGATGTTTGGGGGCAGATAATTCCTTGTAGGGGCTGTCCTGTGTTTGGTAGGGTGCTTAGCATCCCCAGCTTGTGCCCATTAGACATCAGAATCACCCTAATCCCACAATTCTGAcaataaaaaatgtctccagacattggcaTATGTCCCCTGTGGGGGCAAAATTGTCCTCTCTTGAGAACTACTGGTGTAGACCTGCATTGTCCAGTACAGTAGCCACTAGATATATATGACTAAACTTAAATTAAGACTAAAAGCTGTTTCTCAGTCACACAAATCATTTGAGGGGACAGTGCAActatagaatatttccataattgcagaaagttctgtttGTTGGACAGTGCTAATCTATACTGACTCAGATTTGTTTCTCAGGAAGATCACAGAAACCCAAATAAACCAgatactttttctatttattttcattcatcaaaCACTGCAGGTCCTACACAGGTCCTGTGGTTAGAGGTATGAATTATATTTAACCAGATTCCTGTTCCTACAGTGCAGTGTAGTGGGGAAGAGACAGTTAAATATGTAGTCACCATACAGTGAAACAGTGCTGTCTATGAGGAGGGAACCCCCAGGGCCAGCTGGATCCCACAAGAGGTACCTGACAAGGAGGCTTCACAGAGTGGGTGATACCTAAGCTGGATCtgtggaggaagaaaataattgttatggctgggtacagtggctcacacctataatcccagcactttgggaggccaagataggaagatcaggccaggagtttgcgaCTAGCCTGGCCAAGATAGCGAGacctctatctctacaaaaaaaaaaaaaagccaggcatggtggggcatgctgGTAGTCCTAGCTATGGGgcaggctgaagtgggaggactatttgagcctaggaatttgaggtcacagtgagctatgattgcaccactgcactccagcctgggtggcagagtgagaccctccctgtctcttaaaaaaaaattgtcaggaGAAAAGGAGTGAAAAGGACATTTGGGCTTAAACACAGGCATGAACCAACATGGTAGGTGCTTTAAGCAAAGTAAAGCTGCTGGACCCTACAGGTTGAGAGGCATGAAGTGAAAAGACTAACCTCTTCATTCCCCACATTTGCTGAGAAACTTGTCATAGTGGCATTGTCCAAAGTGTTGAAGATGGAATGGAACAAAGGAGATGTGGTCCCTGACCACATCCCCAGGGAATGCCCAAATTAGTGGTAAAGGCAGACTGTCAACTGACTATGCTAACCTGGACAACGAAGGCACCAATCACATATTCTACAAATAGGTACTGAGGACCCATTCTGTGGACCCAGGCACTGGAAATACAGCAGTGAGCATAACAAAAACCATGGTGCTTACACTCTtccgggggtgggtgggggtgagatgcacaaacaaaataaaatatttaatatgccaAATGGTGATAAGTATGTACcatagagaaatattaatataaagccaGGAAggatggccgggcgcagtggctcatgcctataatcctagcactctgggaggccgaggcaggaggatagctcaacgtcaggagtttgaaaccagcctgagcaagagcgagacctcgtctctactataaatagaaattaactggccaactaaaaatatatagaaaaaattagccgggcatggtggcacatgcctgtagtcccagctattcaggaggctgaggcagaaggattgcttgagcccaggagtttgaggttgcggtgagctaagctgatgccacggcagtttagcctaggcaacagagtgagactcacctgtctcaataaaacaaaacaaaaaaactaggaAGGAGATAAGGAGTTTGGGGGAATAGGAGGTTGCAATATTAAACAGAATGGTCAGGAAAGGCCTTTTGAAGAAGGGGGGCAAAGACGGAAAGGAAGTTACAGAATCAGCCACATGCATAATTAGGAGACCCAGAGGGAACAAGTGCAAGGGCAGTGAAGTGGGGTATGGCTGGCACATTCAAGGAATAGCAAGGAGGGCAGTGCAGCCAGAGGAGTGTTAGTAgggaagtgaaaaaaatgaagtcagGTAAAGGGCTTGGGGAGCTGCATGGTTGAGGCCTAGGAGGCCATTGtaaagactttggcttttactctgaataAAATGGGAGCCAGTGGGACACTGAAACAGGGGAGTGTCATGATCTTACTGAAGTTTTATAAGGATCACCAGGGCATCGTGAGAACCCACAGCAGGCCCTGCTACTGGgttagggaaggcttcctgaagaATGACTTCTGAGTATCAGTAGATGTTAGCCAGGGATAGATCGAGCTCTAAGAGACGGGCTTCACGCAAAGGAAACAGCTAGAGCAGGGTAAGGAAGAGAGAACGCACGGCACCTGCCCAGAACTGGGTAGAACACAAGGAGGCCAGAGGCAGTAGCAGTGATTGGAGGCTAAAGCAGGGAGGCTCGGGAGTAAAGCTGGGGTGGCGGGGCGAGGCGAAGGACTGACCAGAAGTCTAAGTACTTAAGGGAGCCAGAGCCTCCGCCAAGACGCGCAACTACAACTACCACAATCCTCAGCGCCTGCAGTTCCGGCGTCGCCATGTTTAATCT
This region of Microcebus murinus isolate Inina chromosome 2, M.murinus_Inina_mat1.0, whole genome shotgun sequence genomic DNA includes:
- the DPH2 gene encoding 2-(3-amino-3-carboxypropyl)histidine synthase subunit 2 isoform X2, producing MFILGDTAYGSCCVDVLGAEQAGAQALVHFGPACLSPPARPLPVAFVLGQRPVFLELCAKAFEAQNPDPKAPVVLLSEPACAHALEALATLLRPRYLDLLVSSPAFPLPVGSLSPEPKPLERFGRRFPLAPGRCLEEYGAFYVGGSEASPDPDLDPDLSRLLLGWAPGQPFFSCCPDTGHTQDEGVQAEKLRARRRYLIERARDARVVGLLAGTLGVAQHREALAHLRNLTQAAGKRSYVLALGRPTPAKLANFPEVDVFVLLACPLGTLAPHSSGSFFRPVLAPCELEAACNPAWPPPGLAPHLTYYADLLPGSPFHVPLPPPESELWDTPDVSLITGDLRPPPTWKSSGDPGCSALTPRPQLELVESSPAALFLSSRSWQGLEPRLGQTPVTEAVSGRRGIAIAYEDEGSS
- the DPH2 gene encoding 2-(3-amino-3-carboxypropyl)histidine synthase subunit 2 isoform X1; protein product: MESTFSSPAEAALQREAGVPGLPTPLTDLDRVYELERIIGFVRDLGCQRVALQFPDQLLGDAGAVAARLEETTGSKMFILGDTAYGSCCVDVLGAEQAGAQALVHFGPACLSPPARPLPVAFVLGQRPVFLELCAKAFEAQNPDPKAPVVLLSEPACAHALEALATLLRPRYLDLLVSSPAFPLPVGSLSPEPKPLERFGRRFPLAPGRCLEEYGAFYVGGSEASPDPDLDPDLSRLLLGWAPGQPFFSCCPDTGHTQDEGVQAEKLRARRRYLIERARDARVVGLLAGTLGVAQHREALAHLRNLTQAAGKRSYVLALGRPTPAKLANFPEVDVFVLLACPLGTLAPHSSGSFFRPVLAPCELEAACNPAWPPPGLAPHLTYYADLLPGSPFHVPLPPPESELWDTPDVSLITGDLRPPPTWKSSGDPGCSALTPRPQLELVESSPAALFLSSRSWQGLEPRLGQTPVTEAVSGRRGIAIAYEDEGSS